A single window of Bradyrhizobium daqingense DNA harbors:
- a CDS encoding tetratricopeptide repeat protein — MPLEDRLGLPLSTSAHEAASSYREGVDLMLAGWTGTAEALERAIAIDPDFALAHIARARVHAFYQQGDLARQKAAVARKLVARRGTERERSHVETLALAIEGRLPEAIAAMREHVEAWPRDAVVLSLPLGAFGLFAFSGMADHDRARHELCERVAQHYGEDWWFLTMYGWAMTENGDVARGRGVTERGFNLRRANAHAAHAVLHAMFEDGSIEAADRLVDDWIPGYDRAGILHGHIRWHQALGALEQGDAARALSIYADVLQPSVTQAPPLNVVTDGASLLWRLLAYGHAVPDALWRDADAAAQKLFPKSGLPFADVHMALFAAATQNHEALAARLAVIEQRLAEGKLPAGPVVPAICRALLAFADEDYAACVQVLAPVLTDVVRIGGSHAQRELIEDTYIVALMRSGELPRARGLLEARLHRRPSLRDRRWQAAMG; from the coding sequence ATGCCGCTGGAAGATCGTTTGGGCCTTCCGCTCTCGACCTCTGCGCACGAGGCGGCATCCAGCTATCGCGAGGGCGTCGACCTCATGCTCGCGGGGTGGACCGGCACGGCGGAAGCGCTGGAGCGCGCGATTGCAATCGATCCGGATTTCGCGCTGGCCCATATCGCCCGCGCTCGCGTCCACGCGTTCTACCAGCAGGGCGATCTCGCACGGCAGAAGGCGGCGGTCGCGCGCAAGCTCGTCGCGCGGCGCGGCACGGAGCGCGAGCGCTCGCATGTCGAGACGCTGGCGCTGGCGATCGAGGGGCGGCTGCCCGAGGCGATTGCGGCGATGCGCGAACATGTCGAGGCATGGCCGCGCGATGCAGTGGTGCTGTCGCTGCCGCTCGGCGCCTTCGGCCTGTTCGCCTTCTCCGGCATGGCCGATCACGACCGCGCGCGGCACGAGCTGTGCGAGCGCGTCGCGCAGCACTATGGCGAGGACTGGTGGTTTCTCACCATGTATGGCTGGGCGATGACTGAGAATGGCGATGTTGCGCGTGGCCGTGGCGTTACCGAGCGCGGATTCAATCTGCGCCGCGCCAATGCCCACGCCGCGCATGCCGTGCTGCATGCGATGTTCGAGGACGGCTCGATCGAGGCGGCCGATCGCCTCGTCGACGACTGGATCCCCGGTTACGACCGCGCCGGAATTTTGCACGGCCATATCCGCTGGCACCAGGCCCTCGGCGCGCTCGAACAGGGCGATGCGGCGCGGGCGCTTTCGATCTATGCCGACGTGCTCCAGCCGTCAGTCACGCAGGCGCCGCCGCTCAATGTGGTCACAGACGGCGCCTCGCTGCTGTGGCGCCTGTTGGCCTACGGCCACGCCGTGCCAGACGCGCTCTGGCGCGATGCCGACGCCGCTGCGCAAAAGCTATTCCCGAAATCCGGCTTGCCGTTCGCCGACGTCCACATGGCGCTGTTTGCCGCGGCAACGCAGAACCACGAAGCCCTAGCCGCGCGCCTTGCCGTGATCGAACAGCGGCTGGCGGAGGGCAAGCTGCCGGCCGGCCCGGTGGTGCCAGCGATCTGCCGCGCGCTTCTGGCCTTCGCGGATGAGGACTACGCGGCCTGCGTGCAGGTGCTCGCGCCGGTTCTCACCGACGTCGTGCGCATCGGCGGCAGTCATGCCCAGCGCGAGCTGATTGAGGACACCTATATCGTCGCTCTCATGCGCAGCGGCGAGCTGCCTCGCGCTCGCGGCCTGCTGGAGGCCCGCCTGCATCGCCGGCCCTCCCTGCGCGATCGGCGCTGGCAGGCCGCGATGGGCTAG
- a CDS encoding aldo/keto reductase: MQYRQLGRSGLKVSPICLGTMMFGGPTDEAGSRRIIAKARDAGINFIDTADAYSKGASEEVVGRAIASNRHAWVLATKLANPMGEDPNRGGLSRRWVLQAADESLTRLGTDHIDVYYLHKEDHATPLEETVRAMGDLIRAGKVRYFGVSNYRAWRVAEICNICDRLGIDRPAVSQPYYNAMNRMPEVEHFPACSYYGLGIVPYSPLARGVLTGKYKPDAAPDKETRAGRNDTRMMQTEWRPESLQLAQEIKAHAEKRGITAGQFAVAWVLNSAFVTSIIAGPRTEEQWDDYIRALDYRFTADDERLVDRLVVPGHPSTPGYNDPAYPIEGRRARTA, encoded by the coding sequence ATGCAATACCGCCAGCTCGGCCGCAGCGGCCTGAAAGTGTCGCCGATTTGTCTGGGCACCATGATGTTCGGCGGGCCGACCGATGAGGCCGGCTCCAGGCGCATCATCGCGAAGGCACGCGATGCCGGCATCAATTTCATCGACACGGCGGATGCCTATTCGAAGGGTGCGTCCGAAGAGGTCGTCGGTCGCGCCATCGCCAGCAACCGCCACGCCTGGGTGCTCGCGACAAAACTCGCCAATCCCATGGGTGAAGATCCCAATCGCGGTGGGCTGTCGCGGCGCTGGGTGTTGCAGGCCGCGGACGAGAGCCTGACGCGGCTCGGCACCGACCACATCGACGTCTACTATCTGCACAAGGAAGACCATGCGACGCCGCTGGAAGAGACGGTGCGCGCGATGGGTGATTTGATCCGCGCCGGCAAGGTGCGCTATTTCGGCGTCTCGAACTACCGCGCGTGGCGCGTCGCCGAGATCTGCAACATCTGCGACCGGCTCGGCATCGACCGGCCCGCGGTGAGCCAGCCTTATTACAACGCGATGAACCGCATGCCCGAGGTCGAGCATTTTCCGGCCTGCTCTTACTACGGTCTCGGTATCGTGCCCTACAGCCCGCTGGCGCGCGGCGTCCTCACCGGCAAGTACAAGCCCGATGCTGCGCCGGACAAGGAGACGCGCGCGGGTCGTAACGACACTCGCATGATGCAGACCGAATGGCGGCCGGAATCGCTTCAGCTCGCGCAGGAGATCAAAGCCCACGCCGAGAAGAGAGGCATCACCGCCGGCCAGTTCGCGGTCGCCTGGGTGCTGAACTCCGCGTTCGTGACCTCCATCATCGCCGGCCCCCGCACCGAAGAGCAGTGGGACGATTATATCCGCGCGCTCGACTACCGCTTCACTGCGGATGACGAACGCCTGGTCGATCGCCTGGTCGTGCCGGGCCATCCCTCGACACCGGGCTACAACGATCCTGCCTACCCGATCGAAGGCCGCCGCGCGCGGACGGCGTGA
- a CDS encoding SDR family NAD(P)-dependent oxidoreductase, producing the protein MDRLKGKVAMVVGAGSIGPGWGNGKATAVTFAREGAQVFCVDRNGAAAEETAKIIAGEGGKATAFTADVSRPTEIEAMIASCLKAYGRIDVLDNNVGIAEMGSVVDVAEESWDRVFTVNLKSAYLAMKHVIPVMVKQGGGSIINISSIASIRHVGISYVSYNASKAAMNQLTRSTAIEFAKSHVRVNAILPGLMKTPMVEHSAGLANSYAKGDVEAMWRARDAQVPMGHMGDAFDVANAALFLASDESKYVTGIELVVDGGITCKAGA; encoded by the coding sequence ATGGATCGGCTCAAGGGCAAGGTTGCGATGGTGGTGGGGGCCGGCTCGATCGGTCCGGGCTGGGGCAACGGCAAGGCCACCGCGGTGACCTTCGCGCGCGAGGGCGCGCAGGTGTTCTGCGTCGATCGCAATGGCGCGGCGGCGGAGGAGACCGCCAAGATCATCGCCGGCGAAGGCGGCAAGGCGACCGCGTTCACGGCCGACGTCTCGCGGCCGACCGAGATCGAGGCGATGATCGCATCATGTCTGAAAGCTTATGGCCGCATCGACGTGCTCGACAACAATGTCGGCATCGCCGAAATGGGCAGCGTGGTCGATGTCGCCGAGGAGAGCTGGGACCGCGTCTTCACCGTCAATCTCAAGAGCGCTTATCTCGCCATGAAGCATGTCATCCCCGTGATGGTGAAGCAGGGCGGCGGCTCGATCATCAACATCTCCTCGATCGCCTCGATTCGCCACGTCGGGATTTCCTATGTCAGCTATAACGCCAGCAAAGCGGCGATGAACCAGTTGACGCGCTCCACCGCGATCGAATTCGCGAAGAGCCATGTGCGGGTGAACGCCATCCTGCCCGGCCTGATGAAGACGCCGATGGTCGAGCATTCCGCAGGGCTGGCCAACAGCTACGCCAAGGGCGATGTCGAAGCGATGTGGCGCGCCCGCGACGCGCAGGTGCCGATGGGCCATATGGGCGATGCCTTCGACGTCGCCAACGCCGCGCTGTTCCTGGCCTCGGACGAGTCGAAGTATGTGACGGGGATCGAACTGGTGGTCGACGGCGGGATCACCTGCAAGGCGGGGGCGTAG
- a CDS encoding propionyl-CoA synthetase, whose protein sequence is MNVQGKSIYHEVHARSLADPEGFWAEAAKDIDWIEPPKSIFDASRGTYGRWFAGGVVNTCYNALDRHVERGRADQVALIHDSPLTSSVTRFTYAELLKEVQALAAIMQDFGVAKGERVILYMPMVPEAVVAMLACARIGAVHSVVFGGFAAKELATRIDDAEPKLILSASCGIEPGRIVQYKPLLDEAIRLAGTKPKACIVLQRPQHTCDLTPGRDYDWASLRRKALNDGKAAPCVPVAATDPLYILYTSGTTGIPKGVVRDNGGHLVAVKWSMFNLYGVKPGEVWWCGSDIGWVVGHSYIVYGPLLHGATSIMYEGKPVGTPDAGAFWRVISEHKAVAFFTAPTAFRAIRKEDPEGKFIRKYDLSKFRTLFLAGERADPPTVEWAEQQLKVPVIDHWWQTETGWCIAGNPVGLGMLPVKHGSPTVPMPGYQVDIVDEAAKPVGPNTMGSIVIKLPMPPGCLPTLWNQDTRFKEAYLSEFPGYYKTSDAGYKDEDGYVFVMGRTDDIINVAGHRLSTGGMEEILASHPDVAECAVLGVKDAIKGEVPCGFLVLKAGVTRAPAEIEKEIVALVRDKLGPVAAFKLAITVGRLPKTRSGKILRGTIKKIADGEAWTMPATIEDPKALDEIGEALKGRV, encoded by the coding sequence ATGAACGTCCAGGGCAAGAGCATCTATCACGAGGTCCACGCGCGCTCGCTGGCGGATCCGGAAGGATTCTGGGCCGAGGCGGCCAAGGACATCGACTGGATCGAGCCGCCGAAGTCCATCTTCGATGCCAGCCGAGGAACCTATGGCCGCTGGTTCGCCGGCGGTGTGGTCAACACCTGCTACAATGCGCTCGATCGCCATGTCGAACGTGGCCGCGCCGACCAGGTCGCGCTGATCCATGATTCTCCGCTGACCAGCAGCGTCACCAGATTCACCTACGCCGAACTCCTGAAGGAAGTGCAGGCGCTCGCCGCCATCATGCAGGATTTCGGCGTCGCCAAGGGCGAACGCGTCATCCTCTATATGCCGATGGTGCCCGAGGCCGTGGTCGCGATGCTCGCCTGTGCGCGCATCGGCGCGGTGCATTCCGTGGTGTTCGGCGGCTTCGCCGCCAAGGAGCTCGCCACCCGCATCGACGACGCCGAGCCGAAGCTCATTCTCTCCGCGAGCTGCGGCATCGAGCCCGGTCGCATCGTGCAATACAAGCCGCTGCTCGACGAGGCGATCAGGCTCGCGGGCACGAAGCCGAAGGCCTGCATCGTGCTGCAGCGTCCGCAGCACACCTGCGACCTGACGCCGGGGCGCGACTACGATTGGGCGAGCCTGCGCCGCAAGGCGCTGAATGACGGCAAGGCGGCTCCTTGTGTACCCGTCGCCGCCACCGATCCGCTCTACATCCTCTACACGTCGGGCACCACGGGCATTCCCAAGGGCGTGGTGCGCGACAATGGCGGGCACCTCGTCGCGGTGAAATGGTCGATGTTCAACCTCTATGGCGTCAAGCCGGGCGAGGTCTGGTGGTGCGGCTCCGACATCGGCTGGGTGGTCGGCCACAGCTATATCGTCTACGGCCCGCTGCTGCATGGTGCGACCTCGATCATGTATGAGGGCAAGCCGGTCGGCACGCCCGACGCCGGCGCGTTCTGGCGCGTCATCAGCGAGCACAAGGCGGTGGCTTTCTTCACTGCCCCGACCGCATTCCGCGCGATCCGCAAGGAAGACCCGGAAGGAAAATTCATCCGGAAATACGATCTCTCCAAATTCCGCACGCTGTTCCTCGCCGGCGAGCGCGCCGATCCGCCGACGGTGGAATGGGCGGAGCAGCAGCTGAAGGTGCCGGTGATCGACCATTGGTGGCAGACCGAGACGGGCTGGTGCATCGCCGGCAATCCGGTCGGGCTCGGCATGCTGCCGGTGAAGCACGGCTCGCCGACGGTGCCGATGCCGGGCTATCAGGTCGACATCGTCGACGAAGCGGCAAAGCCGGTCGGCCCCAACACCATGGGGTCGATCGTCATCAAGCTGCCGATGCCGCCGGGCTGCCTGCCGACGCTATGGAATCAGGATACGCGCTTCAAGGAAGCGTATCTGAGCGAATTCCCCGGCTATTACAAAACCTCCGACGCCGGCTACAAGGACGAGGACGGCTATGTCTTCGTCATGGGGCGCACCGACGACATCATCAACGTCGCCGGCCATCGCCTCTCCACCGGCGGCATGGAGGAGATTCTGGCTTCGCATCCGGATGTGGCCGAATGCGCCGTGCTCGGCGTCAAGGACGCGATCAAGGGCGAGGTGCCCTGCGGCTTCCTGGTGCTGAAAGCCGGCGTGACGCGCGCGCCCGCCGAAATCGAGAAGGAGATCGTCGCGCTGGTGCGCGACAAGCTCGGCCCGGTCGCCGCCTTCAAGCTCGCGATCACCGTCGGCCGCCTGCCCAAGACGCGATCGGGAAAAATCCTGCGCGGCACCATCAAGAAGATCGCCGATGGCGAAGCCTGGACCATGCCGGCGACGATCGAGGATCCCAAGGCGCTGGACGAGATCGGCGAGGCGCTGAAGGGGCGGGTGTGA
- a CDS encoding PaaI family thioesterase, with the protein MTNKTAARLKSEGWSILETTGFLHLIGPLWERKVGGQYEFALATEDKHHNRRGMVQGGVMMTFADRTCGMSARYVSGKEYLATVQLDTHFVEAGQIGDILISRPRVVRSTRSLIFMSTEVTVDDRCIVMANGVFKILKGPG; encoded by the coding sequence ATGACCAACAAAACCGCCGCAAGGCTGAAATCAGAGGGCTGGAGCATCCTGGAGACCACGGGCTTCCTGCACCTGATCGGCCCCTTGTGGGAGCGCAAGGTCGGCGGCCAATACGAGTTCGCGCTTGCCACCGAAGACAAGCACCACAATCGCCGCGGCATGGTCCAGGGCGGCGTGATGATGACCTTCGCCGATCGCACCTGCGGCATGTCCGCCCGCTACGTCTCCGGCAAGGAGTACTTGGCGACGGTGCAGCTCGACACCCATTTCGTCGAGGCCGGACAGATCGGCGACATCCTGATCTCCCGCCCGCGCGTGGTGCGCTCGACGCGCAGCCTGATCTTCATGAGCACCGAAGTGACGGTGGACGACCGCTGCATCGTGATGGCGAACGGCGTGTTCAAGATCCTGAAGGGGCCGGGATAG
- a CDS encoding cation:proton antiporter, which produces MAPLTSVSGIIVSTFEWIIVLLLGAVGLSALARRIKVPYPTFLAIGGALIAFVPSSPSWTLEPDLALALFVAPVLLDAAFDTSLRDLRNNWVPVSTLVVAAVGLTTAGVAFVAHRLMPDMPWAAAIALGAIVAPPDAAAAVAILSQVKLPHRMVKVLEGESLLNDATALLIYRIAVGAVATEHLTWSQVAPTMALALVGSVVAGLAAGRIIPLFMERVKEAPSAIILQFATTFLVWIAAEHLGLSGILTIVVYGITVARTAPARIPARLRVPSYAVWETMVFVLNVLAFMLIGMQMRPIWTRLDAEVRWEYCVAAAWILLTVVLVRLFWVTFYRTTLRALVAQGIYHPKDPKQVASVKGGLIISWCGMRGLVTLAAAFALPENFPYRDFIVFIAFAVVLGSLVIQGLTLRPLILAFRLQDDDPVGTEVARGRAVAYRAALDVIESDPSEEAEILRLEYRAILMQTENDPNGGIANGELPADPLRRRAIEAARKSIFDLRATEVIGDDAFHRLEEELDRAELSAGG; this is translated from the coding sequence GTGGCGCCGCTCACATCGGTTTCGGGGATCATCGTGTCGACATTCGAATGGATCATCGTGCTTCTGCTCGGCGCGGTTGGCTTATCGGCGCTGGCGCGGCGGATCAAGGTCCCCTACCCGACCTTCCTCGCCATCGGAGGCGCCCTGATCGCCTTCGTGCCGTCGAGCCCGTCCTGGACGTTGGAGCCGGACCTGGCATTGGCGCTTTTTGTCGCACCGGTGCTGCTCGACGCCGCCTTCGACACCTCGCTGCGGGACCTGCGCAACAATTGGGTTCCGGTCTCCACCCTGGTCGTCGCCGCGGTCGGGTTGACCACAGCGGGCGTCGCCTTCGTCGCGCACCGGCTGATGCCCGACATGCCCTGGGCCGCTGCGATCGCGCTCGGGGCCATCGTGGCACCGCCGGATGCGGCGGCGGCGGTCGCGATCCTGAGCCAGGTGAAGCTGCCGCATCGCATGGTCAAGGTCCTGGAGGGCGAGAGCCTGCTCAACGACGCCACCGCGCTGCTGATCTATCGCATCGCGGTTGGCGCGGTTGCCACCGAGCACCTGACATGGAGCCAGGTCGCACCGACCATGGCCCTCGCGCTAGTCGGCAGCGTCGTCGCAGGACTCGCTGCAGGCCGCATCATTCCGTTGTTCATGGAGCGGGTGAAGGAAGCGCCGAGCGCCATCATCTTGCAGTTCGCCACCACCTTCCTGGTCTGGATCGCGGCCGAGCATCTCGGCCTCTCCGGCATCCTCACCATCGTGGTCTATGGCATCACGGTTGCGCGCACAGCGCCAGCGCGCATCCCGGCACGGCTGCGGGTGCCGTCCTATGCGGTCTGGGAGACGATGGTGTTCGTGCTCAATGTGCTCGCCTTCATGCTGATCGGCATGCAGATGCGGCCGATCTGGACGCGGCTCGATGCCGAAGTGCGCTGGGAATACTGCGTCGCCGCCGCCTGGATCCTGCTCACCGTCGTCCTGGTCCGCCTGTTCTGGGTGACGTTCTACCGCACGACGCTGCGGGCGCTGGTCGCCCAAGGCATCTATCATCCGAAGGATCCGAAGCAGGTCGCTTCAGTCAAAGGCGGGCTCATCATCTCCTGGTGCGGCATGCGCGGCCTCGTCACGCTTGCGGCCGCCTTCGCCCTGCCGGAAAACTTCCCCTATCGCGACTTCATCGTCTTCATCGCCTTTGCGGTGGTGCTGGGATCACTGGTGATCCAGGGCCTGACGCTGCGGCCGCTGATCCTGGCCTTTCGCCTCCAGGACGACGATCCGGTCGGCACCGAGGTCGCGCGTGGACGCGCGGTCGCCTATCGCGCGGCGCTCGATGTCATCGAAAGCGATCCGTCGGAGGAAGCGGAAATCCTGCGGCTCGAATATCGCGCCATCCTCATGCAGACCGAGAACGATCCCAACGGCGGCATTGCCAATGGCGAACTGCCCGCCGATCCCCTGCGCCGCCGCGCCATCGAGGCCGCCCGCAAATCCATCTTCGATCTCCGCGCCACCGAGGTGATCGGCGACGATGCGTTTCATCGGCTCGAGGAAGAGCTCGATCGCGCAGAGTTGAGCGCGGGAGGATGA
- a CDS encoding tetratricopeptide repeat protein, with protein MCGTHSSAQMPAFAKISLRAFLLGAAMSVALIGPAFADADCVLNSKAAPADLISACSVIIDQTTNSASERSLALVARAEANARTSGGLSQALRDLDRAIALDGRNAKAWRVRGDLLREAGGDLNRAAADLTKAIELDPKDAEAYELRGVVYTNQRRLDRALADYDQAIKLKPDDAQAWSDRGVAYYLGGDNEKAVKNFDEALRLDPNRARTYTNRGAAYKKLGQLDKAVADDGEAIRLDPKVPEYYDNRGLTYAAMGEYDKAIADYDQAIRREQRANFLTNRGDSYQFKGELGAALSDYEAALKLDPNFAKTYNNRAVLYKKMGERKKALADYETALKLDPGNENAANGRRAMIAEIAKFGAEPPRALNAEAGNGPSFNCATARREVEKVICADAQLGVLDRQIAETYERVLRASKGRSASDLRKTQREFLMTRNASFRRPGYDLKKIMQDRLQRLNAMES; from the coding sequence ATGTGCGGCACGCATTCTTCCGCGCAAATGCCCGCGTTTGCCAAAATCTCGCTTCGCGCCTTCCTCCTCGGCGCCGCCATGAGCGTGGCCCTCATCGGCCCGGCTTTCGCCGACGCTGATTGCGTCCTGAACAGCAAAGCTGCTCCCGCAGACCTGATCTCCGCATGCAGCGTCATCATCGACCAGACGACAAATTCCGCGTCTGAACGTTCCCTGGCGCTCGTTGCGCGCGCCGAAGCCAATGCGCGAACCTCCGGAGGCCTGTCGCAGGCGCTGCGCGACCTGGACCGCGCCATCGCGCTTGACGGCAGGAACGCAAAGGCCTGGCGCGTGCGCGGTGACCTCCTGCGCGAGGCGGGCGGCGACCTCAATCGTGCCGCGGCGGATCTGACCAAGGCGATCGAGCTCGACCCAAAGGATGCGGAAGCTTACGAGCTGCGCGGCGTGGTCTACACCAATCAGCGCCGGCTCGACCGCGCGCTCGCTGATTACGACCAGGCAATCAAGCTGAAGCCGGACGATGCGCAGGCCTGGTCCGATCGCGGCGTGGCCTATTATCTCGGCGGCGACAACGAGAAGGCGGTCAAGAATTTCGACGAGGCATTGCGCCTCGATCCCAACCGCGCGCGCACCTACACCAATCGTGGGGCGGCCTACAAGAAGCTCGGCCAGCTCGACAAGGCGGTCGCCGATGACGGCGAGGCGATCAGGCTCGATCCGAAGGTTCCGGAGTATTACGACAATCGCGGCCTGACCTATGCCGCGATGGGCGAGTACGACAAGGCGATTGCCGATTACGACCAGGCGATCCGGCGCGAGCAGCGCGCCAACTTCCTGACCAACCGCGGCGATTCCTATCAGTTCAAGGGCGAGCTCGGGGCGGCGCTGAGCGACTACGAGGCCGCGCTGAAGCTCGATCCGAATTTCGCGAAGACCTACAACAACCGCGCCGTGCTCTACAAGAAGATGGGGGAGCGCAAGAAAGCGCTGGCCGACTACGAGACCGCGCTGAAGCTCGATCCCGGTAACGAGAATGCCGCGAACGGCCGCCGTGCAATGATCGCCGAGATCGCGAAGTTTGGCGCCGAGCCGCCGCGTGCCCTGAATGCGGAGGCGGGTAACGGCCCGTCCTTCAACTGTGCCACCGCCAGGCGCGAGGTCGAGAAGGTGATCTGTGCCGATGCGCAGCTCGGCGTGCTCGACCGCCAGATCGCCGAGACTTATGAACGCGTGCTGAGGGCTTCGAAGGGACGTTCCGCCAGCGACCTGCGCAAGACCCAGCGCGAGTTCCTCATGACGCGCAATGCGAGCTTCCGCCGCCCCGGCTACGATCTGAAGAAGATCATGCAGGACCGCTTGCAGCGGCTGAATGCGATGGAGAGCTAG
- a CDS encoding tetratricopeptide repeat protein: MRSFLIRLSGAGLICVLSLAEAHARTGGEPVAVPQIDLAPCLAAAAADDMDKAAPACAAVIENEKTAKEDLIKALIARGALYARRGQIDRAIADDSRALLLDPGLADVFNARGELWLKKGDKPKAVQDFGAALKIDPNHEKAKANHKAMARELERLGAQMALAGKPSFNCARARKTVERAICGNRELADLDREIFAANARVIREARNPAGAKALQREQDDFIARRNAEFGRPGYDLRKAMQERLQRINGVDGY, from the coding sequence ATGCGTTCCTTTCTCATTCGCCTCTCAGGTGCCGGACTCATTTGCGTGCTCTCGCTCGCCGAGGCCCATGCCAGGACGGGCGGTGAGCCGGTCGCGGTGCCGCAGATCGACCTCGCGCCATGCCTTGCGGCAGCCGCAGCCGACGACATGGACAAGGCGGCGCCGGCCTGCGCGGCGGTGATCGAGAACGAGAAGACCGCGAAGGAAGATCTGATCAAGGCGCTCATCGCGCGCGGCGCGCTCTATGCGCGGCGCGGCCAGATCGACCGCGCGATCGCCGACGACAGCCGCGCGCTTCTGCTCGATCCGGGCCTCGCCGATGTCTTCAATGCACGCGGCGAGCTGTGGCTGAAGAAGGGCGACAAGCCCAAGGCGGTGCAGGATTTCGGCGCGGCGCTCAAGATCGATCCGAATCACGAAAAGGCCAAGGCCAATCACAAGGCGATGGCGCGTGAGCTCGAGCGGCTCGGGGCGCAGATGGCGCTGGCCGGCAAGCCCAGCTTCAATTGCGCGCGAGCGCGCAAGACGGTGGAAAGGGCGATCTGCGGCAATCGTGAGCTCGCCGATCTCGACCGGGAGATATTTGCAGCGAATGCCCGCGTGATCCGCGAGGCGCGAAATCCTGCCGGGGCGAAAGCGCTTCAGCGCGAGCAGGACGATTTCATTGCACGCCGCAATGCAGAATTCGGGCGGCCGGGCTATGATCTAAGGAAGGCGATGCAGGAGCGCTTGCAGAGGATCAACGGGGTGGATGGGTATTGA
- a CDS encoding DUF1013 domain-containing protein, whose translation MSNAPLMPKATAVWLLDNTALTFDQVADFTKMHPLEVRAIADGDAAQGIKGMDPLSNGQLTREEIEKGENNPDYRLRLQESKVVLPPQPKRKGPRYTPVSRRHERPSAILWLLRNHAELKDAQIMRLVGTTKSTIASVRDRTHWNTSSLTPIDPVTLGLCSQIELDFEVQRAAKEKPIDAAYGGATLLPASETTRKDEYEPAEKSSDDLNVDAVFAKLKTLGGKKQEDEEE comes from the coding sequence ATGAGCAACGCACCTCTGATGCCCAAGGCGACCGCCGTTTGGCTGCTCGACAACACCGCGCTGACCTTCGACCAGGTCGCCGATTTCACCAAGATGCATCCCCTCGAGGTGCGCGCGATCGCCGACGGCGACGCTGCCCAGGGCATCAAGGGCATGGATCCGCTCTCCAATGGCCAGCTGACCCGCGAGGAGATCGAAAAGGGCGAGAACAACCCGGATTATCGGCTCCGCCTCCAGGAGAGCAAGGTGGTGCTGCCGCCCCAGCCCAAGCGCAAGGGCCCGCGCTACACCCCCGTCTCGCGCCGCCACGAGCGCCCGAGCGCCATCCTCTGGCTGCTGCGCAACCATGCCGAGCTCAAGGACGCCCAGATCATGCGCCTGGTCGGCACCACCAAGAGCACGATCGCCAGCGTGCGCGACCGCACCCATTGGAACACGTCGTCCCTGACCCCGATCGACCCCGTCACCCTCGGCCTGTGCTCGCAGATCGAGCTCGATTTCGAGGTGCAGCGCGCGGCCAAGGAAAAGCCGATCGACGCAGCCTATGGCGGCGCCACCCTGCTGCCGGCCTCCGAGACCACCCGCAAGGACGAGTACGAGCCCGCGGAGAAATCCAGCGACGACCTCAATGTCGACGCCGTGTTCGCCAAGCTGAAGACGCTCGGCGGCAAGAAGCAGGAGGACGAGGAGGAGTAA
- a CDS encoding NUDIX hydrolase — protein MMRPFEDATRRNIADACAAFARLPEGNAPSYLKRAAVAVALTAADEGDDTALLLTLRASHLRAHRGQWALPGGRCDAGETPIEAALRELDEELGLRLTSADVLGTLDDYPTRSGYLITPVVVWAADSAAIRSNPDEVASVHRIALTTIEREDAFDFIAIPESARRVIRFHHQTSLIHAPTAALIYQFREVLAGRHTRVTELEQPVFAWK, from the coding sequence ATCATGAGACCGTTCGAAGATGCCACACGGCGGAATATCGCTGATGCCTGCGCCGCCTTCGCGCGCCTGCCGGAGGGCAACGCGCCGTCGTACTTGAAGCGCGCCGCGGTGGCGGTCGCGCTGACGGCAGCAGACGAGGGCGATGACACTGCATTGCTGCTCACGCTACGCGCGTCGCACTTGCGCGCTCATCGCGGCCAATGGGCCTTGCCGGGCGGGCGCTGCGATGCTGGCGAGACGCCGATCGAGGCCGCGCTGCGCGAACTCGACGAGGAGCTCGGTCTTCGCCTCACCAGCGCCGACGTGCTCGGCACGCTCGACGATTATCCGACCCGCTCCGGCTATCTGATCACACCTGTCGTGGTCTGGGCCGCCGACAGCGCCGCGATCAGGTCGAACCCGGACGAAGTCGCCTCCGTCCATCGCATCGCGCTCACCACGATCGAGCGCGAGGACGCCTTCGACTTCATCGCGATCCCCGAGAGCGCGCGACGCGTGATCCGCTTCCATCACCAGACGAGCCTGATCCACGCGCCGACGGCGGCCCTGATCTACCAGTTCCGCGAGGTGCTGGCAGGGCGACACACCCGCGTGACCGAGCTGGAACAGCCGGTTTTCGCCTGGAAATGA